The Shewanella sp. MTB7 genome includes a window with the following:
- a CDS encoding BCCT family transporter: MKLNTSGIDLKLTFGSFGFVLLLGILAVLYPEAVKSTMGSMLDFVVINFGSGFLWYTLFATGALLYLAFSKFGNIRMGDSKPKFTKFQLFAMALSAGMGASTMYWGFIEAVYYFMDPQFGIEDKHMAMEYATAYNMFHWGAAGWFIYLIVAIPFAVVFYLKKSQSLSLSGVINSLFNDALPVWAQKLIDLLFIITTLAATALTLGLGIPMISSNLASLTGIPDNLMLGIGVILGLSVIFSLSSYIGIEKGMARLSTATVYICAAFVGIIFIIGPSALIMNNMTNGVGVMLSDYLRMSTNTDPYGSTLFPQYWTVFFLANWISYSPGVGVFITKIIQGQKLRDVILILVIGGTLGSAVIFGVCGTFTMNLVNTGVVDGVGLIEAGQPTSLVKDVFGSTPIPMVLTAIYLVTMILFTVTTLDGTSYSLASIATKKLDAEANVSPMFRLFWCMLLTALPIIFLLINADLNILKSFPVLIIVLIVPIFFIAAVKTLQYLSCNYDSIMEHQYQQDKILGIDTAVATKYNAQKTN; this comes from the coding sequence ATGAAATTGAACACCTCAGGAATAGATCTCAAACTTACCTTCGGCAGCTTTGGCTTTGTGTTGCTGCTCGGAATTTTAGCTGTACTGTACCCCGAAGCGGTTAAAAGTACTATGGGTAGCATGCTGGACTTTGTTGTCATCAATTTTGGTTCTGGCTTCCTCTGGTACACATTGTTCGCCACAGGCGCACTCTTGTATCTGGCTTTCTCTAAGTTCGGTAATATTCGCATGGGTGATTCTAAGCCCAAATTCACTAAGTTCCAGTTGTTTGCTATGGCATTATCTGCTGGCATGGGAGCCAGCACCATGTATTGGGGCTTTATTGAAGCGGTGTACTATTTCATGGACCCACAATTCGGCATAGAAGATAAACATATGGCCATGGAGTACGCGACTGCTTATAACATGTTCCATTGGGGAGCTGCAGGCTGGTTTATTTATCTCATCGTAGCCATTCCATTTGCTGTGGTTTTTTATCTGAAAAAGAGCCAAAGCCTAAGCTTAAGTGGTGTGATTAACAGTCTGTTTAATGATGCTCTACCTGTTTGGGCTCAGAAATTGATTGATCTGTTATTTATTATCACCACATTGGCAGCGACTGCGCTCACACTGGGGCTTGGGATCCCCATGATCTCCTCCAACTTAGCAAGTCTGACTGGTATTCCTGATAACCTGATGTTAGGCATCGGCGTAATTCTGGGACTGTCTGTTATCTTCTCTCTTAGCTCCTATATAGGTATCGAGAAAGGGATGGCACGTCTGTCTACTGCGACAGTTTACATCTGTGCCGCTTTTGTGGGTATTATCTTCATCATAGGCCCATCTGCGCTGATCATGAATAACATGACCAATGGCGTTGGGGTCATGTTAAGTGATTATCTGCGAATGAGCACCAATACAGATCCCTATGGCAGTACACTATTTCCTCAATACTGGACCGTATTCTTCTTGGCTAATTGGATCTCTTACTCTCCTGGCGTGGGCGTATTTATTACCAAAATTATTCAGGGTCAGAAGCTACGTGATGTGATACTCATTTTAGTGATCGGTGGAACGTTAGGCTCTGCAGTGATCTTTGGTGTGTGCGGAACCTTTACCATGAACCTAGTCAACACAGGGGTGGTGGATGGTGTCGGTCTAATTGAAGCCGGACAACCTACGTCTCTGGTGAAGGATGTATTTGGTTCAACGCCCATTCCTATGGTACTCACAGCCATCTACTTGGTCACTATGATCCTGTTTACCGTGACGACATTAGATGGTACTTCATATTCCTTAGCTAGTATTGCCACCAAGAAACTCGATGCTGAAGCAAACGTATCACCGATGTTCCGTCTATTTTGGTGTATGTTGTTGACGGCATTGCCTATTATTTTCTTGTTGATCAATGCGGATTTGAATATTTTAAAGTCATTCCCAGTGCTAATTATCGTACTGATTGTGCCAATATTCTTTATCGCTGCGGTGAAAACCCTACAATACTTGAGCTGTAACTATGACAGCATCATGGAGCACCAGTATCAGCAGGATAAAATCCTAGGAATAGACACAGCAGTAGCGACTAAGTATAACGCTCAGAAGACTAATTAA
- a CDS encoding arginine N-succinyltransferase: protein MGALVLINGVGMAYQRGLSGVKVLLIVLLTMLFSVGITIFVIRTYIFPAELTPVTLNDKEELKLDNKLRQLGWLPDTNVSSKTSAQSELKNESRTASIPASKSKVGELTPEAYREFDGDRQVIFSEKEVNSMIGNNPDFARRVAIDFSDNLASAKILVPIPEDFPFMAGEILRVNAGIDIHLDQSRRPVVALVGVSLMGVPIPNAWLGNMKRVNLVGEFGDSGFWNTFADGVEELQVRDGELFIKLRK, encoded by the coding sequence ATGGGTGCTTTAGTATTGATAAATGGTGTGGGGATGGCTTATCAGCGAGGTCTCTCCGGTGTGAAGGTTCTGCTGATTGTGTTGCTGACGATGCTGTTCTCTGTTGGGATCACCATTTTTGTTATTCGCACTTATATCTTCCCTGCAGAATTAACGCCGGTGACCTTAAATGACAAGGAGGAACTAAAGCTAGATAATAAGTTGCGTCAACTAGGGTGGCTGCCTGATACTAATGTGAGTTCGAAAACATCGGCTCAAAGCGAACTCAAAAATGAGTCGAGAACAGCTTCTATACCAGCCTCTAAATCTAAAGTTGGCGAATTAACGCCTGAGGCATATAGAGAGTTCGATGGTGATCGGCAGGTGATCTTTAGTGAGAAAGAGGTCAATTCGATGATAGGAAATAATCCTGATTTTGCTCGTCGTGTTGCCATCGATTTTTCTGATAATCTTGCCAGCGCTAAAATATTAGTCCCGATCCCCGAAGACTTTCCGTTCATGGCAGGTGAAATTCTGCGAGTTAATGCCGGTATCGACATTCATCTAGACCAGTCTCGTCGTCCAGTAGTGGCTTTGGTTGGGGTTAGTTTGATGGGCGTTCCTATTCCGAATGCTTGGTTGGGGAATATGAAAAGAGTTAATTTAGTCGGAGAGTTTGGTGATTCCGGATTCTGGAATACGTTTGCCGATGGGGTTGAAGAGTTGCAAGTACGTGATGGTGAGCTTTTTATAAAACTGAGAAAATAA
- a CDS encoding YdcH family protein, which yields MLGENHSLIHEFPEYKDVIAMLSKSNEAFAKQAKKYNLLDAEIRKLELNGAPIDDEAMHQLKHDRAVLKDALYQCLVTEKQ from the coding sequence ATGTTAGGTGAAAACCACTCTCTTATTCACGAGTTTCCCGAGTACAAAGATGTCATTGCAATGCTTTCCAAAAGCAATGAGGCCTTTGCCAAACAAGCCAAAAAGTACAATTTGCTCGATGCTGAGATTCGAAAACTCGAATTAAATGGCGCACCCATTGATGATGAGGCTATGCATCAGTTAAAGCATGATAGAGCGGTATTAAAAGATGCGTTATATCAATGTTTAGTCACTGAAAAACAGTAA
- a CDS encoding DUF4156 domain-containing protein, with the protein MKAVSSIAVLLLTLGLSGCITFPTDDSNQVKVLWDVSESISQCEHKGTVIGSQGHFYDYWLHADKDMVWGTLNEMRIKAALLEADTIYLYRPLGFTGSVTMMANAYKCINAI; encoded by the coding sequence ATGAAAGCCGTTTCCAGCATCGCTGTTTTGTTATTAACGTTAGGATTAAGTGGATGTATCACCTTCCCAACCGATGACTCGAATCAAGTCAAAGTCCTCTGGGATGTGTCAGAGTCTATAAGTCAATGTGAGCACAAGGGAACAGTAATAGGCTCTCAAGGTCACTTTTATGATTATTGGCTCCATGCTGATAAAGACATGGTATGGGGCACACTCAATGAGATGCGTATTAAAGCCGCATTGCTTGAGGCTGATACAATTTATCTATATCGCCCTTTAGGTTTCACAGGCTCTGTCACCATGATGGCCAATGCTTATAAATGTATCAATGCTATATAA
- a CDS encoding acyloxyacyl hydrolase codes for MTLYEGIDTIPSYPPHNTPISVAKLPSYQQLSVLHFDESAYHHWQDFLYDDKNGGSITPSLKYQLHFQYLSLYLEIGIGATYLENQYYGDRNMGSNWQFEDKLGVGIVLFDHHQLGFSYIHYSNANLADNNDG; via the coding sequence TTGACTTTATATGAGGGGATAGACACTATCCCTTCATATCCCCCACATAACACTCCTATATCAGTAGCAAAACTCCCCTCTTACCAACAACTATCAGTTCTTCACTTTGATGAGAGCGCCTACCACCATTGGCAAGATTTTCTCTATGATGATAAGAATGGTGGTTCCATCACCCCCTCACTTAAGTACCAGCTTCATTTTCAATATCTGTCTCTCTACTTAGAGATCGGTATTGGCGCCACTTATCTGGAAAATCAATATTATGGTGACAGAAACATGGGCTCTAATTGGCAATTTGAAGACAAGTTAGGAGTGGGAATTGTCTTGTTTGATCATCACCAATTAGGGTTCTCATATATTCACTACTCAAATGCCAATCTCGCGGATAACAATGATGGTTGA
- a CDS encoding LysR family transcriptional regulator — protein sequence MQDWIYFMVWWCEYAPMKDWDNYRLILALHRSTTLRGAAERLNVNHSTISRRLALMNKEAGGELFERTAMGYRSTSLGDEFIRAAHHIEQITISSERRKRACVEEMSGEINLSVPPPIMQYLLLDEFKQFQLQYPNIRLNINASFDLLSLDNSDADIVIRGTDHPPDYLIGRRIGTIRLGYYAQKEYLANTTLNARRWIGRNAEEESPQWIKASPFPEVKIGIRSDDIMTRHHLAVAGYGLTRGACFMAEQERELVRISEQYTDYSALWLLTHPDLKETPRIRVLVKFLTACLLEKKRMIEGSG from the coding sequence GTGCAGGATTGGATTTACTTTATGGTGTGGTGGTGCGAATATGCACCAATGAAAGATTGGGATAATTACCGACTTATACTGGCTCTTCATCGCTCAACAACTTTGCGTGGTGCCGCTGAGCGACTTAATGTTAACCACTCTACAATATCCAGACGCTTAGCTTTGATGAATAAGGAGGCTGGCGGGGAGCTGTTTGAACGCACTGCAATGGGCTATCGTTCAACCTCTTTAGGAGATGAGTTTATTCGTGCTGCTCATCATATTGAACAGATTACTATCTCGAGCGAGAGGCGAAAACGCGCCTGCGTAGAGGAGATGTCCGGTGAGATTAATCTATCTGTTCCCCCACCGATAATGCAATACCTGCTTCTTGATGAGTTTAAACAGTTTCAACTGCAGTATCCAAATATTCGTTTGAATATCAATGCTTCTTTCGATCTTCTGAGTCTGGATAATTCAGACGCTGATATTGTGATACGTGGTACTGATCATCCTCCTGACTATTTGATTGGTCGTCGCATTGGAACAATTCGATTGGGTTATTATGCTCAAAAAGAGTATCTCGCCAACACAACGTTGAATGCGCGTCGTTGGATTGGTCGAAATGCCGAGGAGGAGTCGCCTCAGTGGATAAAAGCGTCTCCTTTTCCAGAAGTCAAAATTGGCATACGTTCAGATGATATTATGACGCGCCACCATCTAGCTGTTGCTGGTTATGGTCTTACCCGAGGGGCATGTTTTATGGCTGAACAGGAGCGGGAGTTAGTACGTATCTCAGAACAATATACGGATTATTCAGCCCTCTGGCTGCTGACGCATCCAGATTTAAAAGAGACTCCGCGGATCAGAGTATTAGTCAAGTTTCTTACTGCTTGCTTGCTCGAAAAAAAAAGGATGATTGAGGGGAGTGGTTGA
- a CDS encoding S9 family peptidase has protein sequence MKKLITLMTFLLCFFSLQGVADILPLEYFAKPAQFSSIKLSPNGEYFAATVPKENTNVLIVVERKTNKRLIAYGFGHKEYIGNFYWGNDERLIYTKKYEVQGRERKVSRGEIFAANIDGSKRTQLYGYSKQGKIASKRGEKAWGYIAQMLTNDDKHILILSSKWNTDRDASDKLYKVNIYNQKRTRIASTPMGNISVVTNIDGIPVIAKGKDRKGETKRFFYKNGDWLEISKEDPLSDYSYKSLSNDGKLLYMSKAVEGGTSGLYQYNFDSKEITLLFNHPDVDINAYVRSPDSKNIVAIETMMDGMKYHYLDDSPFSKIHQQIAASFPTADISIRANSIHDEEMIVKVVTDRNPGDFYIYNQKKNTIDYLISSKPWIYPEQMKSRKLIHFNARDGQKIYGYLTLPKANDKPHPLIVDVHGGPYGPQDKWHYNTSAQMWANNGFAVLQINFRGSGGYGKDFEEIAYLKRSTLIQEDIIDGTKWALGLDNISEDNVCITGGSFGGYASLMSPLIEPELYQCAIPMYGAYDLLYQMKNADYMDGSSVSIGAMKKYGDNEEHWRKESPLTYIDKLKTPLMIVTGGRDKRVPPENALHLQEALDKRNISYEWLYKPKEGHGFVNTENRVELYQKSLVFARKHMQLSTSQ, from the coding sequence ATGAAGAAATTAATAACCCTAATGACCTTTTTGCTTTGCTTTTTCTCCCTTCAAGGCGTTGCAGACATCCTGCCTTTAGAATATTTTGCCAAACCCGCTCAATTTTCTAGCATCAAACTCTCCCCTAACGGTGAGTATTTTGCTGCAACAGTCCCCAAAGAGAACACCAATGTATTAATTGTTGTTGAACGTAAAACCAATAAACGTTTGATAGCCTATGGTTTTGGCCATAAAGAGTATATTGGTAACTTTTATTGGGGCAATGACGAACGACTGATCTACACCAAAAAATATGAGGTTCAAGGAAGAGAAAGGAAAGTCAGCAGAGGTGAGATATTTGCTGCCAATATAGATGGTAGCAAGCGCACCCAACTGTATGGTTATAGCAAACAAGGAAAAATAGCTTCTAAGCGAGGTGAGAAAGCTTGGGGGTATATCGCTCAGATGCTCACCAATGACGACAAACATATTCTTATCCTCTCCTCAAAATGGAACACCGACAGAGATGCCTCCGACAAGCTCTATAAGGTGAATATTTATAACCAGAAAAGAACCCGAATTGCATCGACCCCAATGGGAAATATCAGTGTAGTCACCAATATTGATGGCATACCTGTTATTGCAAAAGGCAAAGACCGAAAGGGCGAAACTAAACGCTTCTTTTACAAAAATGGGGACTGGCTGGAGATCAGCAAAGAGGATCCTCTTTCGGATTACTCATACAAGTCATTAAGCAATGACGGCAAACTACTTTACATGAGCAAAGCCGTTGAAGGCGGTACATCTGGGCTATATCAATATAACTTTGACAGTAAAGAAATAACCTTACTATTTAATCATCCGGACGTAGATATCAACGCCTATGTTCGCTCACCGGACAGCAAAAATATTGTTGCGATTGAGACCATGATGGATGGCATGAAATACCATTATTTAGATGACTCACCTTTTAGCAAAATCCATCAACAGATTGCAGCAAGCTTTCCCACTGCAGACATAAGTATCAGAGCTAACAGTATCCATGATGAAGAGATGATAGTAAAAGTCGTCACAGACAGAAATCCTGGGGATTTTTATATTTACAACCAGAAAAAAAATACCATAGATTATCTGATAAGTTCCAAACCTTGGATCTATCCTGAGCAGATGAAGTCAAGAAAACTAATCCATTTTAACGCCCGTGACGGTCAAAAAATCTATGGTTATTTAACCCTACCTAAAGCCAATGATAAACCCCATCCACTCATCGTCGATGTTCACGGCGGTCCCTACGGGCCACAGGATAAATGGCATTACAATACCAGTGCCCAAATGTGGGCTAATAATGGGTTTGCCGTACTGCAGATTAACTTCAGAGGCTCAGGTGGATACGGCAAAGATTTCGAAGAGATAGCTTACTTAAAGCGCAGCACTTTGATTCAAGAAGACATTATAGATGGTACTAAATGGGCATTAGGTTTAGATAATATCAGTGAGGACAATGTCTGCATAACAGGTGGCAGTTTTGGTGGTTACGCCTCTTTAATGTCCCCCCTTATTGAACCAGAACTCTACCAGTGTGCCATCCCCATGTACGGTGCCTATGATCTGCTTTACCAGATGAAAAATGCTGACTATATGGATGGCAGCTCAGTCTCAATCGGCGCCATGAAGAAATATGGCGATAATGAAGAACACTGGCGAAAAGAGTCGCCGCTGACTTATATCGACAAGCTAAAAACGCCGTTAATGATAGTCACAGGAGGTAGAGATAAACGCGTTCCACCAGAGAATGCCTTGCACCTGCAAGAGGCGCTCGATAAACGTAATATCAGTTATGAATGGCTCTATAAACCCAAAGAAGGACACGGGTTCGTTAATACCGAGAATCGAGTTGAGCTCTACCAAAAGAGTCTGGTCTTTGCCCGTAAACATATGCAGCTCTCCACGTCACAATAA
- a CDS encoding LysR family transcriptional regulator — protein MTKIDDLILFAQVVDLGSFSRAAEQNSITNSVVSKRIARLEKDLGIQLLYRTTRKLTLSEAGKKLYKGATNVQQVATEAINTVSGFGESITGHIKMSVPTISGDLLLADAVAEFCDLYPGMTVDMSLENLFVDLIEDNYDLVIRTGYLEDSSLIARHILESQWIICATPDYIKRHSQPTEPEALLEHNCLQYAYQTTGASEWEFKGDQGNYILKIKGNFTTDNAAALRKAALGGYGIAYVPRCLVYHDLMQGDLIDVMPNRVAKRLGVYAVYPFTRQPPKKIRLLIEHIRQRYLSMSEYF, from the coding sequence ATGACGAAAATTGATGACCTGATTCTGTTCGCCCAAGTGGTTGATCTGGGGTCGTTCAGCCGAGCTGCAGAACAAAATTCGATAACAAATTCAGTAGTTAGCAAAAGAATTGCTCGACTTGAAAAAGATCTGGGTATTCAACTCCTCTATCGAACGACTCGAAAGCTCACCCTAAGTGAAGCAGGGAAAAAACTGTACAAAGGAGCAACTAATGTCCAACAAGTTGCCACCGAAGCGATCAATACCGTCTCAGGATTTGGAGAAAGCATCACAGGTCATATTAAAATGTCGGTGCCAACAATCTCCGGCGATCTGCTTTTAGCCGATGCCGTCGCCGAATTTTGCGATCTCTATCCAGGTATGACCGTCGATATGTCGCTGGAAAATCTGTTTGTCGATCTTATCGAAGATAATTACGATCTTGTCATCCGCACCGGTTACTTAGAGGACTCAAGTTTAATCGCCCGTCATATCCTCGAATCACAATGGATCATCTGTGCCACTCCCGATTACATCAAACGTCACAGCCAACCGACAGAGCCAGAAGCGTTGCTTGAGCATAACTGCTTGCAATATGCCTATCAGACAACCGGGGCAAGCGAATGGGAGTTTAAAGGAGACCAAGGCAACTATATTCTAAAAATTAAGGGCAACTTTACCACTGACAATGCTGCCGCGTTGAGAAAAGCCGCATTAGGCGGATATGGTATCGCCTACGTTCCTCGTTGTTTGGTGTATCACGATCTGATGCAAGGGGACTTAATCGATGTCATGCCTAACCGAGTCGCAAAAAGACTTGGTGTTTACGCTGTTTACCCCTTCACTCGTCAACCACCGAAGAAGATACGTCTATTGATAGAGCATATACGGCAGCGTTATTTATCCATGAGTGAGTACTTTTAA
- a CDS encoding (Fe-S)-binding protein, which yields MRIYPAKPNSVYLYGTCLVDMFDPEAGLDAISLLEQQGLKVIFIEKQTCCGQPAYSSGYTKEAKCVAQHQMDLFIEPWPVVVLSGSCGGMMHHHYRRMFQGDGTQAQVEQFCDRVFELTEFLVNVCRIKLEDKGDMTSVVMHTSCAARREMNVHVTATQLLNQLDNVELKEQDYESECCGFGGTFAVRHPNISQAMVEDKTRHLAKTNAAVLVSADWGCLLNINGAFEYQGQSMQGRHLASFLLERTGGK from the coding sequence GTGCGTATTTACCCAGCAAAACCGAATAGTGTCTATCTCTATGGCACCTGTCTTGTGGATATGTTCGATCCCGAGGCGGGGCTAGATGCAATAAGCTTACTTGAACAGCAAGGACTGAAGGTTATATTTATTGAAAAACAAACCTGCTGTGGTCAGCCCGCTTATAGTTCGGGTTACACCAAGGAAGCAAAATGTGTGGCTCAACATCAGATGGACCTATTTATCGAGCCTTGGCCTGTGGTTGTGTTGTCGGGTTCCTGTGGTGGCATGATGCATCACCACTATCGTCGTATGTTTCAAGGTGATGGCACACAAGCGCAAGTGGAGCAGTTTTGTGATCGTGTTTTTGAGTTAACTGAATTTCTCGTTAATGTGTGTCGTATTAAGCTTGAAGATAAAGGTGATATGACCTCTGTGGTGATGCACACTTCATGTGCCGCTCGCCGTGAAATGAATGTCCATGTGACAGCAACTCAGTTGTTAAACCAGCTGGATAATGTTGAGCTAAAAGAGCAAGACTATGAGAGTGAGTGTTGCGGTTTTGGCGGTACGTTTGCTGTACGTCATCCTAATATTAGTCAGGCGATGGTTGAAGATAAAACACGTCATCTGGCGAAAACTAATGCGGCTGTGTTGGTGAGTGCTGATTGGGGCTGTCTATTGAATATTAACGGTGCTTTTGAGTATCAGGGTCAATCAATGCAAGGACGTCATCTTGCTAGCTTTTTACTCGAACGTACGGGAGGTAAGTGA
- a CDS encoding LutB/LldF family L-lactate oxidation iron-sulfur protein — translation MGHVPAGPELFHAQANAALKDPQLRQNFRGAMDYLQDKRKNAFVDPVEEDKIRTLCESIRKRCLSKLPELLEQLDANCTRNGIQVHWAQNDKEANNIIANIAQSHKARTMIKGKSMVSEEIELNHEMAKLGIECLESDMGEYIVQLDGDKPSHIIMPAIHKNKQEVSDTFEKHLDDFTPTVDVDELIQTGRTRLRQKFHDADIGLSGVNFAVAETGTLCLVENEGNGRMCTTVPKVHIAITGIEKVVEFLSDVPPLYSALTRSATGQAITTYFNMISSPRKRGELDGPVEVHLVLLDNGRTQAYQDEEMRKTLQCIRCGACMNHCPVYTRIGGHAYGTVYPGPIGKIISPHLMGLDNTKELVTASSLCGACGEVCPVRIPIPEMLQRLRTEAKNPPKPDAMPMKGQASAASTLESLAMKGFAFAATNPNLYHRGAWSATKLRGLVPNNMGPWTQCRTSPKLANKTLHQLIKARNKQAGDK, via the coding sequence ATGGGTCATGTACCAGCGGGTCCTGAACTGTTTCATGCTCAAGCTAACGCGGCACTTAAGGATCCTCAGTTGCGACAGAACTTTCGCGGGGCAATGGATTACCTGCAAGACAAGCGCAAAAATGCCTTTGTTGATCCTGTTGAAGAGGACAAGATCCGAACGCTCTGTGAATCTATCCGTAAACGTTGTTTAAGCAAGTTACCAGAGTTGCTTGAGCAACTCGATGCAAATTGTACTCGTAATGGTATTCAGGTGCACTGGGCACAAAATGACAAAGAAGCTAACAATATTATTGCCAATATCGCTCAGAGTCATAAAGCCAGAACCATGATTAAAGGCAAATCAATGGTGAGTGAAGAGATTGAACTTAATCATGAGATGGCCAAGTTGGGGATTGAATGTCTGGAGAGTGATATGGGGGAGTATATCGTCCAGCTCGATGGTGACAAACCCTCTCATATCATCATGCCCGCTATCCATAAAAATAAGCAGGAGGTGAGCGATACCTTTGAGAAGCATTTAGATGACTTTACGCCCACAGTGGATGTTGATGAGCTGATTCAAACCGGGCGGACTCGCCTCAGACAGAAGTTCCACGATGCTGACATAGGTCTCTCTGGGGTTAATTTTGCTGTCGCCGAAACAGGCACCTTATGCCTAGTGGAAAATGAGGGCAATGGCCGCATGTGTACCACAGTCCCTAAAGTGCATATCGCCATTACGGGCATAGAGAAAGTGGTTGAGTTCTTATCTGATGTGCCGCCGTTGTATAGCGCCTTGACTCGTTCAGCCACAGGGCAAGCGATCACAACTTACTTTAATATGATCAGTTCACCACGTAAAAGAGGGGAGTTAGATGGACCTGTAGAGGTGCATCTTGTTTTGTTAGATAACGGCCGTACTCAGGCTTATCAAGATGAGGAGATGCGCAAAACCTTGCAGTGTATTCGCTGCGGTGCCTGCATGAATCATTGCCCTGTCTATACCCGTATTGGCGGACATGCATATGGAACTGTGTATCCAGGGCCGATAGGCAAGATTATCTCGCCACATCTTATGGGGTTGGATAACACCAAGGAATTAGTGACAGCTTCTAGCTTGTGTGGTGCTTGCGGTGAGGTCTGCCCGGTACGTATTCCTATTCCTGAGATGTTACAGCGACTACGCACAGAAGCTAAAAATCCCCCTAAGCCTGATGCGATGCCGATGAAAGGACAAGCTTCTGCTGCCAGTACTTTAGAGTCGTTAGCGATGAAAGGTTTTGCGTTTGCTGCAACGAACCCTAACCTTTATCACAGGGGAGCTTGGTCTGCGACTAAACTCAGAGGCTTGGTGCCGAATAATATGGGTCCATGGACCCAATGTCGAACTTCTCCTAAACTCGCCAATAAAACGCTACATCAGCTGATTAAAGCGCGTAATAAGCAAGCGGGAGATAAGTGA
- a CDS encoding LutC/YkgG family protein: MKLTSPSQSAKSAILSKLRGAKATVIEKEILDYPVWQSHDSELLKQRFIAGLSASHAEVICVRSSQIANAVEQVLTSKACKSVIVGGACDETAGVSEYEGGEFLTEILKGASHLDIVQFGREFEVLKSSLFNEIDAGITHCLGGIADTGTLVLWPDKAEPRSLSLIPPCHIALIKRSTIVSNFAGMMIEQSWQEKMPTHIVLISGPSKTADIQQTLAYGAHGPSQLVVILIDDVGVAQP; this comes from the coding sequence ATGAAGCTAACTAGCCCTAGTCAGTCTGCTAAAAGTGCCATCTTATCTAAGCTTCGAGGTGCCAAGGCGACAGTGATAGAGAAAGAAATCTTAGATTATCCTGTGTGGCAAAGCCATGATTCTGAGTTACTGAAACAACGATTTATAGCAGGTTTATCGGCGAGTCACGCTGAGGTGATCTGTGTGAGGTCATCACAGATAGCGAACGCTGTAGAGCAAGTGTTAACGAGTAAGGCGTGTAAGAGTGTGATAGTCGGTGGGGCTTGTGATGAGACTGCTGGCGTTAGTGAGTACGAGGGAGGTGAATTTCTTACCGAGATACTCAAAGGGGCTAGCCACCTCGATATCGTTCAGTTTGGTCGTGAGTTTGAAGTGTTAAAATCAAGCCTGTTTAATGAGATTGATGCGGGGATCACTCACTGCTTAGGCGGTATCGCTGATACTGGTACCTTAGTGCTCTGGCCGGACAAGGCCGAGCCTAGAAGCTTATCCTTAATTCCTCCCTGTCATATCGCATTAATTAAGCGCTCAACGATTGTCAGCAACTTTGCCGGGATGATGATTGAGCAATCATGGCAGGAGAAGATGCCAACCCATATTGTCTTGATATCGGGCCCCTCAAAAACCGCCGATATACAGCAGACGTTAGCTTATGGGGCTCATGGCCCGAGTCAGTTAGTCGTTATCTTGATTGATGACGTTGGCGTTGCGCAACCTTAA